The following proteins are encoded in a genomic region of Neurospora crassa OR74A linkage group VI, whole genome shotgun sequence:
- a CDS encoding DNA repair protein Rtt107: MAGENEKPGLLDGCSIYFVQSKSLSASLISEFSKLVHKHGAQLLEPTKDGKIPLEHATHIVSNTIDFEQYHDALQYMIPVVNSNWIKITLARNKVAQVRPYSPDPRMIFSNVILTCADIPESDKETIIGATMALGGMESKDLTRQTTHICALSMDHEKCQEAQKKNPKCKIVLPHWFDDCFRLGRRISEAPYMLPNPEILRTGPDEDITIPPSEAVEGATSVIPSAAMPGREREKIVVFAQKKVMISQDLPINARLRNILNNLIEQSDGEVVNDVDACDMYVCQYRDGDEYIRAAQQGKDVGNLAWLYYLIVHNEWTRPTRRLLHYPIPRDGIPGFTGMKITLSNYGGDARVYLENLITAAGATYTKTMKADNTHLITARMNGEKCEAAKEWNIEIINHLWIEDSYAKCEVQTFSNPRYQHFPPRTNLGEIIGSTFFDEQRLREVYFPGGEEVLSTAAKKRRKANDAANKNVYASNLAETDAGTANKSSPLGGKTAIKPPRGAQNKQNIQTPAKTTRTTRGKENDTPSVMSSGSRSAKDKALSKLHQLAPDIALYEKEKKRTAKDGPWGGKRAADQIDRDRAAKESSPAEDGGEEDETEQKRPAKKARVSSSPEMRICLTGYKRWVNDKMREEADRRKLRSMGIQIVQDNVPCDYLAAPRMVRTMKFLRCLARGPDIISSDYVTACVEAGKVLPPKDYLLVDKESEDRFGVTLQTAISRARANRGRLLWGVPVFCTEEIKNGVQSYQTIAEANGAIFRVFRGRGGSVIKPTTPEEDGGAPPDPVYLLTSPSPAEKALWPKFEEMAKKGNMEPRIVVSDWLLDVAMKQELTFDPRYLAVRYFAENPPF; the protein is encoded by the exons ATGGCCGGAGAAAACGAGAAGCCGGGTCTGCTCGATGGCTGCTCCATCTACTTTGTGCAAAGCAAGTCACTGTCGGCTAGTCTCATCTCAGAA TTTTCCAAGCTTGTACACAAGCATGGCGCCCAACTTCTCGAGCCAACCAAAGATGGCAAAATTCCTCTGGAACACGCGACCCATATTGTCTCGAACACGATCGACTTCGAGCAATACCACGATGCCCTCCAATACATGATCCCCGTCGTCAACTCCAACTGGATCAAGATCACGCTCGCACGGAATAAGGTCGCCCAAGTGAGGCCGTACTCGCCCGATCCTAGAATGATCTTCTCCAACGTCATCCTCACCTGTGCCGACATTCCCGAGTCCGACAAGGAGACCATTATCGGTGCGACCATGGCGCTTGGTGGTATGGAATCAAAGGACCTGACGCGTCAAACCACCCATATTTGCGCCCTGTCCATGGACCACGAAAAATGCCAGGAGgcccagaagaagaaccccAAGTGCAAGATTGTCCTTCCACACTGGTTCGATGACTGCTTTAGGCTAGGGAGGCGAATCAGCGAGGCACCTTATATGCTCCCCAATCCCGAGATCTTGCGCACAGGGCCCGACGAAGACATCACAATCCCACCGAGCGAGGCCGTGGAAGGTGCCACGTCCGTTATACCTAGTGCTGCAATGccggggagggagagggaaaagatTGTTGTCTTCGCTCAGAAGAAGGTCATGATATCTCAAGATCTCCCTATCAACGCCCGGCTGCGGAACATCTTGAACAATCTGATCGAGCAAAGCGACGGCGAGGTCGTGAATGATGTTGATGCATGCGATATGTATGTGTGTCAGTATCGCGACGGGGATGAGTATATACGGGCGGCACAGCAAGGGAAAGACGTGGGCAACCTTGCGTGGCTCTACTACCTCATCGTACATAATGAATGGACGAGGCCTACACGACGACTTCTGCACTACCCGATACCGCGAGACGGGATTCCTGGATTCACGGGCATGAAGATCACACTATCGAACTACGGGGGTGACGCTAGAGTCTACCTCGAAAATCTCATTACTGCGGCGGGCGCAACATACACCAAGACCATGAAGGCCGACAATACCCACCTGATCACGGCTCGGATGAATGGTGAGAAGTGTGAGGCAGCCAAGGAATGGAACATTGAGATTATCAACCATCTTTGGATAGAAGACAGCTACGCCAAGTGCGAAGTCCAGACCTTTTCTAACCCCAGGTACCAACACTTCCCGCCTAGGACAAATCTAGGCGAGATCATTGGCAGCACCTTTTTCGACGAACAGAGGCTGCGCGAGGTGTATTTCCCTGGTGGCGAAGAAGTACTCAGCACGGCAGCGAAGAAAAGGCGCAAGGCAAATGACGCTGCGAACAAGAACGTGTATGCCTCCAATTTGGCAGAGACCGACGCCGGAACCGCGAACAAATCGAGTCCACTTGGTGGAAAGACAGCCATTAAACCACCACGAGGGGCGCAGAATAAGCAAAATATCCAAACACCAGCAAAGACCACCCGGACTACACGTGGAAAGGAAAATGACACACCATCAGTCATGTCCAGCGGTAGCCGGAGCGCCAAAGATAAGGCGTTGTCCAAGCTCCACCAACTGGCACCAGATATCGCTCTGtatgagaaggagaagaagcgcacAGCGAAGGATGGTCCGTGGGGCGGCAAGCGGGCAGCAGACCAGATTGACCGGGATCGGGCCGCAAAGGAGTCAAGTCCAGCCGAAGACgggggcgaggaggacgagacgGAACAGAAGCGTCCGGCCAAGAAGGCTAGGGTCTCGTCAAGCCCAGAGATGCGCATCTGCTTGACCGGCTACAAGAGATGGGTAAACGACAAGATGCGAGAGGAGGCGGACAGG CGAAAACTGCGCTCTATGGGCATACAGATCGTCCAAGACAATGTTCCCTGCGACTACCTCGCCGCACCGCGTATGGTTAGAACTATGAAGTTTCTCCGTTGTCTGGCTCGCGGCCCCGATATCATCTCGTCCGACTATGTCACCGCCTGCGTCGAAGCCGGCAAGGTTTTGCCCCCCAAGGACTACCTGCTTGTCGACAAGGAAAGCGAAGACCGTTTTGGCGTCACCCTCCAGACAGCCATCTCTCGCGCCCGCGCCAATCGCGGCCGCCTTCTCTGGGGCGTGCCCGTCTTCTGCACAGAGGAGATCAAGAATGGAGTCCAGAGCTACCAGACCATTGCCGAGGCCAACGGTGCCATCTTCAGGGTTTTCCGTGGGCGCGGTGGGTCGGTGATCAAGCCCACTACGcccgaggaagatggaggggCACCGCCTGATCCAGTTTACTTGTTAACGTCTCCTAGCCCGGCTGAGAAGGCGCTGTGGCCCAAGTTTGAGGAGATGGCGAAGAAGGGGAACATGGAACCGAGGATTGTGGTGTCGGATTGGTTGTTGGATGTGGCAATGAAGCAGGAGTTGACGTTTGATCCTAGGTATTTGGCGGTTAGGTACTTTGCTGAGAATCCGCCATTCTGA
- a CDS encoding hydroxymethylglutaryl-CoA synthase — protein MATRPQNIGIKAIEIYFPSQYVEQSELEKFDGVSTGKYTIGLGQTKMAFCDDREDIYSLALTAVSRLLKNYEIDTNTIGRLEVGTETLLDKSKSVKSVLMQLFGENTNIEGVDTINACYGGTNAFFNSVNWIESSAWDGRDAIVVAGDIALYAKGNARPTGGAGCVAMLVGPNAPIAVEPGLRGSYMAHAYDFYKPDLTSEYPYVDGHYSVNCYTEALDGAYRAYNQREKLLTNGVNGHSEDSTKTPLDRFDYLAFHAPTCKLVQKSYARLLYHDYLANPESPVFADVPPEVRDMDYKKSLTDKVVEKTFMTLTKKRFQERVNPAIQVPTLCGNMYCGSVWGGLASIIGHVDSAQLEGKRIGLFSYGSGLAASFCSFRVTGSTEKLAKTLNLPARLAARRAVPPESYDAMCDLRKQAHLQKNYTPKGEVSTLEPGTYYLENVDDMFKRTYSIKA, from the exons ATGGCTACCCGTCCCCAGAACATTGGCATTAAGGCCATCGAAATCTACTTCCCCAGCCAG TATGTGGAGCAATCCGAGCTCGAAAAGTTCGATGGCGTTAGCACGGGCAAGTACACCATCGGTCTTGGCCAGACCAAGATGGCTTTCTGCGACGATCGTGAGG ACATCTACTCTCTTGCCTTGACTGCCGTCTCTCGCCTCCTCAAGAACTACGAGATCGACACCAACACAATCGGCCGCCTCGAGGTCGGTACCGAAACTCTTCTCGACAAGTCCAAGTCCGTCAAGTCTGTCCTGATGCAGCTTTTCGGCGAGAACACCAACATCGAGGGTGTTGACACCATCAACGCCTGCTACGGTGGTACCAACGCCTTCTTCAACTCCGTCAACTGGATCGAGTCTTCCGCTTGGGACGGCCGTGACGCAATTGTCGTCGCCGGTGATATCGCCCTCTACGCCAAGGGTAATGCCCGCCCTACCGGTGGTGCTGGCTGTGTCGCCATGCTTGTTGGCCCTAACGCCCCTATTGCCGTCGAGCCCGGTCTCCGCGGCAGCTACATGGCCCACGCCTACGATTTCTACAAGCCCGACTTGACCAGCGAGTACCCCTACGTCGATGGCCACTACTCCGTCAACTGCTACACCGAGGCTCTTGACGGCGCATACCGCGCCTACAACCAGCGCGAGAAGCTCCTCACCAATGGTGTTAACGGCCACTCTGAGGATAGCACCAAGACCCCCTTGGACCGCTTCGACTACCTTGCCTTCCACGCCCCTACCTGCAAGCTCGTTCAGAAGTCGTATGCTCGCCTCCTCTACCACGACTACCTCGCCAACCCCGAGAGCCCCGTCTTCGCCGACGTTCCTCCCGAGGTTCGCGACATGGACTACAAGAAGTCCCTGACCGACAAGGTCGTTGAGAAGACCTTCATGACTCTCACCAAGAAGCGCTTCCAGGAACGCGTCAACCCCGCCATCCAGGTCCCTACCCTCTGCGGCAACATGTACTGCGGTAGCGTCTGGGGCGGTCTCGCCTCCATCATTGGCCACGTCGACAGCGCCCAACTTGAGGGCAAGAGGATAGGTCTCTTCTCTTACGGCTCCGGTCTCGCTGCCTCTTTCTGCTCTTTCCGCGTTACTGGCAGCACCGAGAAGCTTGCCAAGACTCTTAACCTCCCCGCCAGACTTGCGGCTCGCCGGGCCGTTCCCCCTGAGTCTTACGATGCT ATGTGCGACCTTCGCAAGCAGGCCCATCTCCAGAAGAACTACACCCCCAAGGGTGAGGTCTCTACTCTCGAGCCCGGCACTTACTACCTCGAAAACGTTGATGACATGTTCAAGAGGACATACTCCATCAAGGCTTAA
- a CDS encoding toxin biosynthesis protein, whose product MASSFIIKEHKVEGQHIREYARATANSQEEVLYLSVKQYMPKSNPNPQPGDLTIIGAHANGFVKELYEPLWEDLLRALSARGIRIRSIFIADAAWQGQSGLINESSLGNDPSWYDHARDLLCVVNALRREMPRPLVGIGHSFGGNTIASLSLMHPRLFSSLVLLDPVISKFAKRGPSYGFLPMKQSAYRRDVWPSRQAAAEGFKKNKFYQTWDPRCLEVLISHGLHQVSPEKEEVTLTTSKHQECFTYYRPKKQDQPVPDLPPDQAVDPNFQFYRAEAMMTTHFLPHLRPGVLYVFGSTSDVCPPDTREEKLELTGTGWNGSGGAKAGRVEVRTVEGFGHLVPMEATTRCAEEAAEFIAKDLEKVWRKEDEDFRKVWKYKEGTEKRVLSKDFLELMGPPPGRKKTGKEEAKL is encoded by the exons ATGGCTTCCTCCTTCATCATCAAGGAGCACAAAGTCGAAGGTCAACACATCCGTGAGTATGCCCGAGCTACTGCCAACTCCCAAGAAGAGGTCCTGTATCTCTCCGTAAAGCAATACATGCCCAAGAGCAACCCCAATCCTCAACCGGGCGACCTGACCATCATCGGTGCTCATGCCAATGGCTTTGTTAAG GAACTTTACGAGCCCCTCTGGGAAGACCTGCTCAGGGCCCTCTCCGCCCGCGGCATCAGAATCCGCTCCATCTTCATCGCCGACGCCGCCTGGCAAGGCCAATCCGGACTTATCAACGAGTCCAGTCTAGGCAACGACCCATCCTGGTATGACCACGCGCGTGACCTCCTCTGCGTCGTCAACGCTTTGCGGCGTGAGATGCCGCGCCCGCTAGTCGGAATCGGCCACTCCTTTGGCGGCAACACCATTGCCTCTTTGTCGCTAATGCACCCTcgcctcttttcttctctggTCCTGCTTGACCCGGTCATCTCTAAATTTGCTAAGCGCGGTCCCTCCTACGGCTTCCTGCCTATGAAGCAGTCAGCCTATCGGCGGGACGTCTGGCCTTCGCGACAGGCAGCCGCTGAGGGgttcaagaagaacaagTTCTATCAGACTTGGGACCCAAGATGTCTCGAGGTGTTGATCAGCCATGGCCTGCACCAGGTTTCTccagaaaaggaggaagtgACGCTCACGACGTCCAAACATCAAGAGTGCTTCACCTATTACCGCCCTAAGAAACAAGATCAACCGGTGCCGGACTTGCCCCCGGATCAGGCTGTTGATCCCAACTTTCAGTTTTATCGCGCCGAGGCCATGATGACTACGCACTTTTTGCCGCACCTGCGCCCCGGTGTGCTTTATGTGTTTGGATCCACGTCCGACGTCTGTCCTCCTGATACCCGCGAGGAGAAGCTGGAGCTTACGGGCACGGGGTGGAACGGTAGTGGCGGAGCGAAGGCGGGCAGGGTGGAGGTACGCACCGTGGAAGGGTTCGGGCATTTGGTGCCGATGGAGGCGACCACCAGGTgtgcggaggaggcggccgaGTTCATTGCTAAGGATTTGGAGAAGGtgtggaggaaggaggatgaggacttCAGGAAGGTTTGGAAGTATAAGGAGGGGACAGAGAAGAGGGTGCTCAGTAAGGATTTTTTGGAGTTGATGGGACCGCCGccggggaggaagaagacagggaaggaggaggcgaagTTGTGA